TCGGGCGGCACGAGCGCGGTCATGGCTCCATCCCACCATCCCGGTCAACGGGTTTCCCCGCCGCCACAACGAGAACGTGTTCTACTCTGGCGGGCATGAACTGGCACCTCCCCGACGCCGACGAGACGCCCGCCGCCGAGGTGGAGCGCGAGGCGGCCGTGTGGCGCCCGCTCGCCGAGGCCGCCCGCGAGCTGGTCGACCTGTGCGTCATGTCGGACGTCGAGGAGGACGAGGTCCGCGCCGCCCAGGCCGACGTCGAGGCAGCGGTCGCCCGGTTGCGGAAGGTACGTCGCACCCAGACCCTCGGGCAGCAGCACCTCACCGGCGGCCGGCGCCGCCCCTGGGGCAACCCCGTCATCGGCCTGCGCAACCCGATCGCCCCGCCGCTGCACGTCACCAGCGACGCCACCGGCCGCGCCGAGACGCGGTTCCACTGCGGCGCGGCGTACGAGGGACCGCCCGGCCTGGTCCACGGCGGCGTCGTCTCGCTCATCCTCGACCAGGTGCTCGGACACTCGGTCGGCGCGGCCGGCCGCCCGGGCATGACCGGCACCCTGACGATCGTCTACCGCCAGGGCACCCCGCTCGGCGACCTGCGGGTCGAGGCGTGGATCGACCGCGAGGACGGCATCAAGACCTGGGCCAAGGCCCACATGATCGGTCCCCGCGGCGTCACCGCCGAGGCCGAGGGCGTGTTCATCCTGCCGCGCGCGATCCGCGAGCGACTTCTCGACCGCTCCTGACGCTTCCTGGCCGTTGCACCGGTCAAGAAGCGCGGGAATCGCCTCTGAAGAGGTGATTCCCGCGGCCCGGCGTCAGCCGCCGACCTTGACCCCGCGCTTGTTCTCGTCGGACAGACGCGCCTCCTCGGCGGCGACCTCCTCGAGCTCGGCGCGGCGCTGGGCCTCGTCGAACTCGCCGGGCTCGGAGACCAGGTCCGTGGCGCCACGGGCCAGTCGCTGGAGCGCGACGCGGGCGAAGATCTGCTGCTCGGTCGAGGTGCGCTCGGAGCGGCCCTTGCCGATGAACGAGACGAACCAGTGCATCACCGCGGTGACCCGGTTCTTGAAGCCGGTGATGTAGAAGAGGTGCACGACCAGCCACATCAGCCAGGCGAGGATGCCGGTGACGCGGAGCTTGCCGACCATCGCCACCGCGCGGAACCGGCTGATGATGGCCATCGAGCCCTTGTCGAAGTACTTGAACGGCGGCTGCGCGGGCTTGCCCTGGAGCCGGCCCTCGATCTCCTTGGCGGCGTACTTCGCGCCCTGGATCGCGACCTGCGCGACACCAGGGAGGTTGTCGAGCGAGATCATGTCGCCGACCACGAACACCTCGGGGTAACCGGGCAGCGTGAGGTCGGGGTTGACCGAGATCCGGCCGGCCCGGTCCAGGGGCGCGCCGGTCTGCTCGGACAGGGTCTTGCCGAGCTTGTTGGCCTGCACGCCGGCGGCCCAGACCTTGGCGATCGCGTCGATGCGCTCCTCGGAGCCGTCCTTGTACTTGACGGTCAGGCCGCGCTCGTCGACCTGGGAGACCAGCGCGCCGAGCATGACCTCGACGCCGAGCTTCTCGAGCTTCTCCTGGGTCCACTTGCCCAGCTTGTGGCCGAACGGCGGCAGCACCTGCGGCGCCGCGTCGACCAGGATGACGCGCGCGTGGCGCGTCGAGATCGCGCGGAAGTCGCGGGTCAGGGTGCGGTGGGCGAGCTCGGCGATCTGGCCGGCCATCTCGACACCGGTCGGGCCGGCGCCGACGACCACGAAGGTCAGC
This genomic interval from Nocardioides kongjuensis contains the following:
- a CDS encoding PaaI family thioesterase is translated as MNWHLPDADETPAAEVEREAAVWRPLAEAARELVDLCVMSDVEEDEVRAAQADVEAAVARLRKVRRTQTLGQQHLTGGRRRPWGNPVIGLRNPIAPPLHVTSDATGRAETRFHCGAAYEGPPGLVHGGVVSLILDQVLGHSVGAAGRPGMTGTLTIVYRQGTPLGDLRVEAWIDREDGIKTWAKAHMIGPRGVTAEAEGVFILPRAIRERLLDRS
- a CDS encoding NAD(P)/FAD-dependent oxidoreductase, which codes for MAAGDTQPDLPDRVIVPRSDRHQVVVIGSGFGGLFGTKQLKDADVDVTMIAKTTHHLFQPLLYQVATGILSEGEIAPPTREVLANQKNAQVLLGEVTDIDLENRLVTSHVLGRELVTPYDSLIVAAGAGQSYFGNDHFAEFAPGMKSIDDALELRGRIFGAFEMAELGASRGENVDHLLTFVVVGAGPTGVEMAGQIAELAHRTLTRDFRAISTRHARVILVDAAPQVLPPFGHKLGKWTQEKLEKLGVEVMLGALVSQVDERGLTVKYKDGSEERIDAIAKVWAAGVQANKLGKTLSEQTGAPLDRAGRISVNPDLTLPGYPEVFVVGDMISLDNLPGVAQVAIQGAKYAAKEIEGRLQGKPAQPPFKYFDKGSMAIISRFRAVAMVGKLRVTGILAWLMWLVVHLFYITGFKNRVTAVMHWFVSFIGKGRSERTSTEQQIFARVALQRLARGATDLVSEPGEFDEAQRRAELEEVAAEEARLSDENKRGVKVGG